CCGCGGCGCAGGCCGCGCCCGCCGCCCCCGCCGCGCCGACCTCCGCGTCCGCCGAGCAGGCCCCGGCGTCGGCGCCCCAGGAGGCCATCGCCGAGACCGGCACGATCTCCCAGGTCGGGCAGGTCGAGACGCCGGAAGGCCGGTTCACCGCGTTCCAGTTCGGCCCCGAGGGCACCTGGTGGCTCGCGGGTGCGGACACCGTCGTGACCAAGGGCGGCCAGGTCGTCGCGCCGGAGGCCCTCCAGGTGGGCGACGACGTCACCGCCGAGGGCGAGTTCGACGGCCGGACCGCTTCCGCGTCGCGCGTCGAGGTTCGCTGAGACCGGCCGGGCCGCGGAGGACCCAGGTCCTCCGCGGCTCGGCTACCGAGCTCTGCCCGCGACCCCGAAGCGGGCAGGGCGGCGGGTTCTCGGCGGCTTCCTCGCCGCGGAAGCGATCGCGAGGAAGTCGCCGAGAACCGCCGGTAGTCCCTACTGCTCCACCGCCGGAACGTCCTAGGGCTTGCGCGCCACCGCTGCGAAGCACACCGCGTTCTGCGGGTTCTCCGCGGCGAACTCGTCGACCTCGGTCAGGTCGGAACGCCATTCCGAGGTGAACTCGACGCCCGGTTCCAGCAGTTCCCAGCCGGTGAAGAAGCGGCGGAACTCCAGTTCGTCGCGGGCGGTGAAACCGGGGTTCTGGGTGTCCTTGTAGGAGTCGATGAAGTCCAGCGTCTGCGACCGGACGGGTTCCGCGACGCCGTCGACGGTGGCGTGGCTGATCGCGAGCCTGCTGCCCGCGGGCAGCGCTTCCTTGTAGCGCTCCAGCGCGGCCTCCGGGTGCTGCTCGCGGGGGATGAAGTGCAGCAGCGCCACCGCGAGCACGCCGATCGGGCGGCTGAAGTCGAGCAGTTCCCGGGTGGCCGGTGCGGCGAGGATGCTGTCGGGTTCGAGGAAATCCCCCTGCACCACACCGGTTCCGGGCACCGCGTCGAGCAGCTCCTTGGTCTGCACGACCGCCACCGGCTCGTTGTCCGCGTAGAGCACGCGCGCGTCCGGGTTCACCTGGTGGGCGATCTCGTGCGTGTTGCCCACGGTGGGCAGGCCGGCGCCGATGTCGAGGAACTGGTCGATGCCCTCTTCGGCCATCGTCTGCACCGCGCGGCGCAGGAAGGTGCGGTTCCACCGGGCCACGTCGGCGATGTGCGGCAGCTTCTCCTTGGCCTGGGCCACGAAAGCCCGGTCCGACGCGAAGTTGTGCGCTCCGCCGAGGTACGCGTCGTACACGCGGGCCGCGCTCGGGAGCTCCACGTCCACACCGAGCTCCCGCCACCTGTCTTGATCACCAGCCATTCACCCAAAGTAGTGATCACCAGAGGTGACGACAACCACCCGTTGGACGGTCGGGTTCCCCCTCCCAGCACTGGAGAACCGGCTTGACCTGGGTAATCCCGATCTTGAAACTTCGCTCAGTAACGAACCTCACCAGCGCCCCCGGGTCGTCGCCGTGATCAGACCGCTGCCTGCTCGCGGGACCGCTGGCGTTCGAGACCGCTCTCGGTCTGCAGCGGGATCTCCTTGATGCCGAGCACGGCGATCAGCGACACCGCGCCCAGCACGGCGGCCACCACGAAGATCGTCGCGGTGCCGTTGCCGTACGCGCCCCGCACGATGTCGGCGAGCGCGGGCGGCAGCTGGTTGAGGCTGCCCAGCCCCACCCCGGCCGAGTCGCCGCCCGCCGGGACCTGGACGCCGATCGCGGCCAGCCCCCGCGCGATCCGGTCGCTCACCTCGGTCGCCAGCACCGCGCCCAGCACCGACACCCCGACGGTGCCGCCGAGCGAGCGGAAGAACGTCACCGTGGAGCTCGCCGCGCCCAAGTCCGAGGGGGCGACGGTGTTCTGCACGGCCAGCACCAGGTTCTGCATCATCATGCCCATGCCGCTGCCGAGCAGGAACAGGTAGCAGCCGAGCAGCACCATGCTCGTGCTCTCGGTGATCGTGCCCAGCAGGCCGAACCCCACGACCGTGAGCGCACCGCCGCCGACCAGGTAGCCCTTCCAGCGGCCGAAGCGGGTGATCAGCGCGCCGGACCCGGCCGAGGAGAGCATCGATCCGATCACCATCGGCAGCGTCAGCAGACCGGCCGCGGTCGGGCTGTAGCCGCGGGCGATCTGGAAGTACTGCCCGAGGAACACCGCCCCGCCGAACATGGCGATGCCGACGGCGATGCTCGCGACGGTGGCCAGGACGGTGGTGCGGTCCCGGAACAGGCGCAGCGGGATGATCGGCTCCGGAACCCGCGCCTCCACGACGACGGCCAGCGCCAGCAGCGCCGCGCCGAACCCGGCCAGCGCCCAGGACGTGCCCGAGGCCCAGGCGAACTGCTTGCCGCCGAGCGTCACCCAGATCAGCAGCGCGCACACGCCGCCCGCGATGAGCGCCGCGCCGAGGTAGTCGACCCGCACCTCCCGCTTGATCACGGGCAGGTCGAGGGTGCGCTGCACGACGATCAGCGCGACCACCGCGAGCGGCACCCCGGTGAAGAAGCACCACCGCCAGCCGAGCCAGCTCGTGTCCACGATGAAACCGCCCAGCAGCGGCCCGGCGACGGTGGCCACCGACATGACCGCGGCGATGGGCCCGGTGTACTTGCCGCGTTCCCGCGGGCTGATCATGGCCGCGACCACGATCATCACCAGGGACTGCAGGCCACCGAGCCCGAGCCCTTGCAGCGCGCGCCACGCGATCAGCGTGCCGACGGACTGCGCGAGGCCCGCCGCGACGGAACCGGCGGTGAAGATGCCGATCGCGATCTGCACCAGCAGCTTCTTGCTGAACAGGTCGGCGAGCTTGCCCCAGATCGGGGTGCTCGCGGTGGAGGCGAGCAGGGTCGCGGTGACCACCCAGGTGTACTGGTCCTGGCTGCCGCGCAGCTCGGTGATGATCGTGGGAAGCGCGGTGGACACGATGGTCGACGACAGCAGGGCCGTCATCATCGCCAGCAGCATCCCGGTGAGCGCCTTGATGATCTGGGGCTGCGTCATCCGGCCGCTCTCCTCGGCCGTGGACTCCGGTACGGGCGCGTCGGGCACGGGTGGTCTCCTGTGGGGAACGTCGTGGGAGTCAACCTGGACCGCCCGACGGCCCCTCCAGACCGCCACCGCTGCACGGTGACCCGCGGGCAATGGTTGATACCTTCAACCATACGCGAGCCGTTGCATCGTGCAACCAGTCGCCCGGAGTCCGACCCCGCGCGGTGGCCCGATCCCGCGACGAGCGGGCCACCGCACGCGCGACGCATCAACGCCCGGCGGCATCCCTGATCCCGGCCAGGTACCGGTCGAAGGTCCACTGCCCCTGGACGTGCTCCCCGCGCGGCAGCAACCCGCCGCCGCGCATGCGGGCGCCGACCTCACCGGGCGCGGAGATCGGCAG
This window of the Saccharopolyspora gloriosae genome carries:
- a CDS encoding SAM-dependent methyltransferase — encoded protein: MAGDQDRWRELGVDVELPSAARVYDAYLGGAHNFASDRAFVAQAKEKLPHIADVARWNRTFLRRAVQTMAEEGIDQFLDIGAGLPTVGNTHEIAHQVNPDARVLYADNEPVAVVQTKELLDAVPGTGVVQGDFLEPDSILAAPATRELLDFSRPIGVLAVALLHFIPREQHPEAALERYKEALPAGSRLAISHATVDGVAEPVRSQTLDFIDSYKDTQNPGFTARDELEFRRFFTGWELLEPGVEFTSEWRSDLTEVDEFAAENPQNAVCFAAVARKP
- a CDS encoding MFS transporter translates to MPDAPVPESTAEESGRMTQPQIIKALTGMLLAMMTALLSSTIVSTALPTIITELRGSQDQYTWVVTATLLASTASTPIWGKLADLFSKKLLVQIAIGIFTAGSVAAGLAQSVGTLIAWRALQGLGLGGLQSLVMIVVAAMISPRERGKYTGPIAAVMSVATVAGPLLGGFIVDTSWLGWRWCFFTGVPLAVVALIVVQRTLDLPVIKREVRVDYLGAALIAGGVCALLIWVTLGGKQFAWASGTSWALAGFGAALLALAVVVEARVPEPIIPLRLFRDRTTVLATVASIAVGIAMFGGAVFLGQYFQIARGYSPTAAGLLTLPMVIGSMLSSAGSGALITRFGRWKGYLVGGGALTVVGFGLLGTITESTSMVLLGCYLFLLGSGMGMMMQNLVLAVQNTVAPSDLGAASSTVTFFRSLGGTVGVSVLGAVLATEVSDRIARGLAAIGVQVPAGGDSAGVGLGSLNQLPPALADIVRGAYGNGTATIFVVAAVLGAVSLIAVLGIKEIPLQTESGLERQRSREQAAV